The Agarilytica rhodophyticola genome has a window encoding:
- the ttcA gene encoding tRNA 2-thiocytidine(32) synthetase TtcA, translating to MVPDRDQRKPRLEFNKLHKRLRRNVGKAILDYNMVEEGDRVMVCLSGGKDSYGMLDILLSLKKSSPVKFEVIAVNMDQKQPGFPEHVLPEYLDSLGVEYHIVEKDTYSVVKSVIPEGKTTCGLCSRLRRGTLYGFAEKIGATKIALGHHRDDVVETLFLNLFYAGRLKGMPPKLLSDDKRNIVIRPLFYCSEKDLQSYADYKEFPIIPCNLCGSQENLQRQVIKQMLATWEREHPGRVETIFSSLQRISLSQLADNERFDFKGLTLDRTAPLEDSIGIPAIDDSVASQLVKAINI from the coding sequence GTGGTACCCGATCGCGACCAAAGAAAACCCAGGCTTGAATTTAACAAATTGCACAAACGCTTACGCCGTAATGTGGGCAAGGCCATCTTAGACTATAACATGGTCGAAGAGGGTGACCGTGTTATGGTCTGTTTGTCAGGTGGTAAAGACTCCTATGGCATGCTCGATATATTATTGAGTCTCAAAAAATCTTCCCCTGTAAAATTTGAGGTTATTGCCGTCAATATGGATCAAAAGCAACCAGGCTTTCCCGAACATGTCTTGCCTGAGTACTTGGATTCTTTAGGGGTGGAGTACCATATTGTAGAAAAAGACACCTATAGTGTGGTGAAATCTGTTATTCCTGAAGGTAAGACCACATGCGGGTTATGCTCCAGGCTAAGGCGGGGTACCCTCTATGGTTTCGCCGAGAAAATTGGCGCCACCAAAATAGCCTTAGGCCATCATCGCGATGATGTGGTTGAGACCTTATTTCTCAACTTATTTTACGCCGGCCGCTTAAAAGGGATGCCCCCTAAGTTATTGTCCGATGACAAGCGTAACATTGTTATTAGGCCACTGTTTTACTGCTCGGAAAAGGACTTACAGAGCTATGCAGATTATAAAGAATTCCCCATTATTCCCTGTAACCTCTGTGGCTCTCAAGAAAACCTCCAGCGTCAGGTGATCAAGCAAATGCTTGCCACATGGGAGCGTGAGCACCCCGGCCGTGTGGAAACGATCTTTTCTTCCTTGCAACGAATATCCTTGTCACAGCTGGCAGATAACGAGCGTTTTGACTTTAAAGGTCTTACCCTTGACCGCACTGCGCCGCTTGAGGATAGTATCGGGATACCGGCAATAGATGATAGTGTCGCCTCGCAATTGGTTAAGGCGATCAATATTTAG
- a CDS encoding EAL domain-containing protein, with amino-acid sequence MQGFAQGISFRLAKVGVVIAFIVGILMSAVQMYIDYQVQSTEITSLISRITEVSTPPAVRAVHTLDDKLAREVATGLMRYDFIIAVTIEDEEANELASASKPRQESNTHWFTQFFTDDLKLYSSSLFIPGEVNVSGHMLFVVDLDIAYRPFYQQSVVLISSGLIRSFFLVLFLFIAFHYMLTKPLINLSVQMKQINPGSPGEQRLNRPHQTDDELNQLVQSANQLLDTVDLALAKRRAVEVVLRKSEEHVRQIIDSLPVWVGARNCDGYYIFANKALSGFLGTTPDQMRGSHIGEFEQYSAMSPSEIVALDAEVIKNRRPAQIWEEKWVDINGKPHQMHTYIMPMEFYDEVVALVVSSDITELKNTQELMEHMAYHDPLTDLPNRSYLLERLEEELSRATMQKVIGALLFIDLDQFKNINDSLGHPVGDVVLKRVAERLTSVTGDNDVVVRLSGDEFVIILTGLGDHLDDAVLRAEAAGERIKTSIAEPYYHNDFELHVTCSVGVVMFPDDDAGVHELLQYADTAMYQVKDHGRNAIQFFNRNMADNARNVLVMEGDLHKALENKRFSLHFQPRADSQSSEIVGAEALLRWYHPERGMVSPAEFIPVLETSGLIVEVGQWVISEAIKQVKQWQAQGLWHENMRIGVNISPRQFRAANFVDDVIKICTRESFPPNLIEMEITEGIVIQNLDETVGTMAALCAEGINFALDDFGTGYSSISYLKQLPVSILKIDKSFVRDLTVDRNDRVLVETISAMGNMLKLDVVAEGVETAEQLKCVQQYKCRYYQGYFCSKPLSPRDFERLLVKGKTAVQLV; translated from the coding sequence GTGCAAGGTTTCGCTCAAGGAATATCATTCAGATTAGCAAAAGTTGGTGTTGTTATCGCGTTTATTGTTGGTATTTTGATGAGCGCTGTGCAAATGTATATCGATTACCAAGTACAGTCTACTGAAATTACTAGTCTTATTTCTCGTATTACGGAAGTATCAACACCTCCGGCTGTGCGTGCGGTGCATACCCTTGATGATAAACTTGCACGTGAAGTTGCCACAGGCTTGATGCGTTATGACTTTATTATTGCGGTAACAATTGAAGATGAGGAGGCCAACGAGCTTGCCTCTGCCAGTAAGCCGCGACAAGAGTCTAATACCCATTGGTTTACGCAGTTTTTCACTGATGATCTAAAACTATACAGTTCGTCTTTATTTATTCCTGGTGAGGTCAATGTTAGTGGCCATATGCTTTTTGTGGTGGATTTAGATATTGCCTACCGACCTTTCTATCAACAGTCTGTCGTACTTATCAGTTCGGGCTTAATTCGCAGCTTTTTTTTAGTGTTATTTTTGTTCATTGCCTTCCACTACATGCTCACTAAGCCTCTGATTAACTTGTCTGTTCAGATGAAGCAGATTAATCCTGGTAGTCCCGGTGAACAGCGCCTTAATCGCCCTCATCAGACAGATGATGAACTGAATCAACTGGTGCAGAGTGCTAACCAACTTCTGGATACTGTAGATTTGGCGCTGGCGAAGCGGCGTGCGGTGGAAGTGGTATTGCGTAAGAGTGAAGAGCATGTACGCCAAATTATCGATAGCTTGCCCGTCTGGGTAGGGGCGCGTAATTGCGACGGTTATTACATTTTTGCCAATAAAGCGCTATCGGGTTTTCTGGGGACAACACCCGATCAGATGCGCGGCTCTCACATCGGTGAGTTTGAACAGTATTCGGCTATGTCGCCGTCGGAGATTGTTGCCCTTGATGCGGAAGTCATTAAAAACCGCCGTCCTGCCCAAATATGGGAAGAAAAGTGGGTGGATATCAACGGCAAACCCCATCAAATGCACACCTACATCATGCCCATGGAATTTTATGATGAGGTAGTCGCCTTAGTTGTATCATCAGACATCACTGAGTTGAAGAATACCCAAGAGCTGATGGAACATATGGCCTACCATGATCCGCTGACAGACTTGCCAAATCGCAGCTATCTTCTAGAGCGTCTGGAAGAAGAACTGTCTCGCGCCACCATGCAGAAGGTTATTGGCGCTTTGTTGTTTATCGACCTGGATCAGTTTAAAAATATCAACGACTCGTTGGGCCACCCTGTGGGCGATGTAGTACTTAAACGTGTGGCTGAGCGCTTAACCTCAGTCACCGGTGACAATGATGTGGTGGTACGTCTAAGTGGCGATGAGTTTGTAATAATTCTCACAGGCTTAGGGGATCATCTGGATGATGCAGTGCTGCGTGCGGAAGCTGCTGGGGAGCGAATTAAAACCTCGATTGCAGAGCCTTATTACCACAATGATTTTGAGCTACACGTTACTTGTAGTGTAGGCGTTGTTATGTTTCCTGATGATGATGCTGGCGTACATGAGCTTTTACAATATGCCGATACAGCCATGTATCAAGTCAAAGATCATGGGCGCAATGCGATTCAATTTTTTAATCGCAACATGGCTGACAATGCACGCAATGTCTTAGTGATGGAAGGGGATTTGCACAAAGCCTTGGAAAACAAGCGTTTTAGCTTGCATTTTCAACCTCGTGCAGACTCTCAAAGCTCAGAAATTGTGGGTGCTGAAGCCTTGTTGCGATGGTATCACCCTGAACGAGGCATGGTATCGCCCGCTGAATTTATTCCCGTCTTGGAAACCTCTGGTCTCATTGTAGAAGTGGGACAATGGGTCATTAGTGAGGCAATTAAACAAGTGAAGCAGTGGCAAGCGCAGGGGCTTTGGCACGAAAATATGCGTATCGGTGTTAATATTAGTCCTCGTCAATTCCGCGCCGCTAATTTCGTTGATGATGTTATTAAAATCTGCACCCGAGAATCCTTCCCTCCAAATTTAATTGAGATGGAAATCACTGAAGGCATTGTAATCCAAAACCTTGATGAAACCGTCGGTACGATGGCCGCTTTATGCGCCGAGGGTATTAATTTCGCTTTGGATGATTTTGGTACGGGGTATTCTTCTATTAGCTATCTTAAACAGTTACCTGTTTCGATTTTAAAAATAGATAAGAGTTTTGTGCGAGATCTTACGGTAGATCGTAACGATAGGGTGCTTGTGGAAACTATTAGCGCAATGGGTAATATGTTAAAGCTAGACGTGGTAGCTGAAGGGGTAGAAACTGCTGAACAGCTAAAGTGTGTACAGCAATATAAGTGTCGATATTATCAAGGCTATTTTTGCAGTAAACCATTATCTCCACGAGATTTCGAGCGCTTACTGGTTAAAGGGAAAACCGCTGTACAGTTAGTTTAA